One Thioclava electrotropha DNA segment encodes these proteins:
- a CDS encoding helix-turn-helix domain-containing protein, translating into MVDDWYGEASATFGDRLAGAREAAGLSQEDLATQLGVRLETLQAWEEDVLEPRANRLQMLSGMLNVTLMWLLTGSGEGLDGPPEQGEDAKAERALVREIREVRSGLEDLDVRLARLEKRLVAGES; encoded by the coding sequence ATGGTCGACGATTGGTATGGCGAGGCGAGCGCAACGTTCGGCGACCGGCTTGCGGGCGCGCGCGAAGCGGCAGGGTTGAGCCAGGAGGATCTGGCAACGCAGCTGGGCGTCCGGCTCGAGACGCTGCAGGCTTGGGAAGAAGACGTGCTGGAGCCGCGCGCGAACCGGCTGCAGATGCTGTCGGGGATGCTCAACGTGACGCTGATGTGGCTGCTGACCGGATCGGGCGAGGGGCTTGACGGCCCGCCCGAACAGGGAGAAGACGCAAAGGCGGAACGCGCCCTCGTGCGCGAAATCCGGGAAGTGCGGTCCGGGCTCGAAGATCTCGATGTGCGGCTGGCACGGCTGGAGAAGCGCTTGGTGGCAGGAGAGAGTTGA
- a CDS encoding DMT family transporter, whose translation MSEARVTLIASAITLITGALWGLYWLPVRALDGHGLAGAWGTVAITLVACVAMAPVAWAKRDELAAATPAALISVALGGAAFALYSIGFLYGRVALVILLWFLTPVWSVLIGRFVLGWPVSRLRLAAIVIGLSGLGLMLGASGGLPLPSSLGEWMTLVGGVIWSVATTGMRTRSTLSPGPATFVFAAGAALTALCLAPFLAPLPANGVDWAASVGLIGAAGVFWWGAATAGLMWATVRLEPARIGILLMSEVLVGAVSAALIAGEQLAALEIAGGALVLGAGLLEVWPARPKQHPA comes from the coding sequence GTGAGCGAGGCCCGTGTCACCCTCATCGCCAGCGCGATCACGCTGATCACGGGCGCGCTCTGGGGGCTTTATTGGCTCCCGGTGCGCGCGTTGGACGGACATGGTCTGGCGGGCGCCTGGGGCACGGTTGCGATCACCCTGGTCGCCTGCGTGGCGATGGCGCCCGTCGCTTGGGCTAAACGCGATGAACTCGCCGCCGCCACACCAGCCGCGCTGATCTCGGTCGCGCTCGGCGGGGCGGCCTTCGCGCTCTATTCGATCGGCTTTCTCTACGGCCGCGTCGCGCTGGTGATCCTGCTGTGGTTCCTCACCCCGGTCTGGTCGGTGCTGATCGGGCGGTTCGTGCTGGGCTGGCCGGTCTCACGGCTGCGACTGGCCGCGATCGTGATCGGCCTGTCGGGGCTCGGCCTGATGCTGGGCGCGAGCGGTGGCCTGCCGCTACCCAGCAGCTTGGGCGAATGGATGACGCTTGTAGGCGGCGTGATCTGGTCGGTCGCGACCACGGGGATGCGCACCAGATCGACGCTTTCGCCCGGCCCCGCCACCTTCGTCTTCGCGGCAGGCGCGGCCCTTACCGCACTTTGCCTCGCACCGTTCCTTGCGCCGCTGCCCGCAAACGGGGTCGATTGGGCGGCGTCGGTTGGGCTGATCGGTGCCGCCGGGGTGTTCTGGTGGGGCGCAGCGACGGCCGGGCTTATGTGGGCGACCGTGCGGCTCGAACCGGCGCGGATCGGGATATTGCTGATGAGCGAGGTGCTCGTCGGCGCGGTCTCCGCCGCGCTGATCGCGGGCGAACAGCTCGCTGCGCTGGAAATCGCAGGCGGCGCGCTGGTGCTGGGCGCCGGGCTGCTGGAGGTCTGGCCTGCGCGCCCCAAGCAACACCCCGCCTGA
- a CDS encoding DUF2237 family protein has product MQMYEAINVLGGTLQPCSLKPRTGFFRDGSCNTCWEDSGSHTVCAVMTAEFLAFSKYLGNDLSTPRPEYDFPGLKPGDQWCLCASRFLQAVQEGCAPEVMLASTHRDALRVVPFKMLADHAAEKKGGKG; this is encoded by the coding sequence ATGCAGATGTATGAGGCGATCAATGTGCTGGGCGGAACCTTGCAGCCCTGTTCGCTCAAGCCCCGCACCGGGTTCTTCCGCGATGGCAGCTGCAACACCTGCTGGGAGGATAGCGGCTCGCATACGGTCTGCGCGGTGATGACGGCGGAATTTCTCGCCTTCTCGAAATATCTTGGCAACGACCTGAGCACGCCGCGCCCGGAATATGATTTTCCGGGGCTGAAGCCGGGCGACCAATGGTGCCTGTGCGCCTCGCGCTTTTTGCAGGCGGTGCAGGAGGGCTGCGCGCCCGAGGTGATGCTGGCTTCGACCCATCGCGATGCGCTGCGGGTGGTGCCGTTCAAGATGCTGGCCGATCATGCGGCCGAGAAGAAGGGCGGGAAGGGCTGA
- a CDS encoding pyrroline-5-carboxylate reductase family protein, with protein sequence MALDFSIGIIGSGMLGAAIAEALWRAEPKSLLMANRSGARPDIDGFPPENVLTDPQALTDACDVVILCVPPAAARDLRIDAKDKLVISVMAGVPLSELTRISASPRVIRAMSSPAAAKGLAYSPWFASDAVTEDDRARTRALFEACGQTDELHDEAQIDLFTAMTGPVPGFVAACAAAMARHAEDQGVPPEIADRAVRQLFLSAGQMMAEGPTPKAHVQEMIDYAGTTAKGLTTLRDNGFAERLAEGLAAATQASREIY encoded by the coding sequence ATGGCACTCGATTTCTCTATCGGCATCATCGGCTCAGGGATGCTCGGCGCAGCGATTGCCGAGGCGCTCTGGCGCGCGGAGCCGAAATCGCTCCTGATGGCCAACCGCTCCGGCGCGCGGCCTGACATTGACGGCTTCCCGCCGGAGAACGTCCTGACCGACCCGCAGGCGCTGACGGACGCATGCGACGTGGTGATCCTCTGCGTGCCGCCCGCCGCTGCCCGGGACCTCAGGATCGATGCGAAAGACAAGCTGGTGATCTCCGTCATGGCGGGCGTGCCGCTCTCCGAGCTCACCCGCATCAGCGCCAGCCCCCGCGTGATCCGCGCCATGTCGAGCCCGGCGGCAGCAAAGGGCCTCGCCTATAGCCCATGGTTCGCGAGCGATGCCGTGACCGAAGACGACCGCGCGCGCACCCGCGCTCTCTTCGAGGCCTGCGGGCAGACGGACGAGCTGCACGACGAGGCCCAGATCGACCTCTTTACCGCCATGACCGGCCCGGTGCCGGGCTTCGTCGCCGCCTGCGCCGCTGCGATGGCGCGTCATGCCGAGGATCAGGGCGTCCCGCCCGAGATCGCCGATCGCGCGGTGCGACAACTGTTCCTCTCCGCCGGGCAGATGATGGCCGAGGGCCCGACGCCTAAGGCTCATGTGCAGGAGATGATCGACTACGCGGGAACGACGGCCAAGGGCCTCACCACGCTGCGCGACAATGGCTTTGCCGAGCGTCTGGCCGAAGGGCTCGCCGCCGCGACGCAAGCCTCGCGCGAGATCTACTGA
- a CDS encoding serine hydrolase domain-containing protein, protein MKQLGQKAMRGAIRVGMAAALPIAGLAWWKRDEIARLRAVNRLFEPDRIVGNFSNMPALFHSREIARGDGPVSDLPRGAEEALPEGVEDWIDRRWVTALVKLRHGQITHERYFRGTAPEDLRISWSMAKSFLSATLGILHHQGVIPDLDAPLTRFTPQLKGSGYEGVTIRDALVMSSGVAFNEDYLDFHSDINKMGRVLAMGRSMDAFAASLKIREAEPGARMLYVSIDTHVLGMVIAGATGADPAEVMGELLIAPMGLEAAPVMLTDGLGVSFVLGGLNLRTRDYARFGQMFLQKGFWNGRQIVPEDWVAKSTALQAPKGEGYGYQWWVPVDTAEHGGDYFARGIYGQHIYVSPATDTVIAINAADWRFKEEGVEEENLAMLRRIAEVS, encoded by the coding sequence ATGAAACAGCTTGGACAAAAGGCGATGCGGGGGGCGATCCGGGTGGGCATGGCGGCGGCGCTGCCGATTGCGGGGCTCGCATGGTGGAAGCGTGACGAGATCGCGCGGCTGCGCGCGGTGAACCGGCTGTTCGAACCCGACCGGATCGTCGGCAATTTCTCCAACATGCCCGCGCTGTTTCATTCGCGCGAGATCGCGCGTGGCGACGGGCCGGTGTCGGACTTGCCGCGCGGCGCGGAGGAGGCGCTGCCCGAGGGCGTCGAGGATTGGATCGACCGGCGGTGGGTCACCGCGCTGGTGAAGCTGCGCCATGGTCAGATCACCCATGAACGCTATTTCCGCGGCACCGCACCCGAAGATCTGCGCATCTCCTGGTCGATGGCGAAGAGCTTCCTCTCGGCCACGTTGGGCATCCTGCACCATCAGGGCGTGATCCCCGATCTCGACGCGCCGCTCACCCGCTTTACGCCGCAGCTGAAGGGCTCGGGCTATGAGGGCGTGACGATCCGCGACGCGCTGGTGATGTCCTCGGGGGTGGCCTTCAACGAGGACTATCTGGATTTCCATTCGGATATCAACAAGATGGGCCGGGTTCTCGCGATGGGCCGGTCGATGGACGCCTTCGCCGCCTCGCTCAAGATCCGCGAGGCGGAGCCGGGCGCGCGGATGCTCTATGTCTCGATCGACACGCATGTTCTGGGCATGGTGATCGCCGGCGCGACCGGGGCCGATCCGGCGGAGGTGATGGGAGAGCTGCTGATCGCGCCGATGGGGCTGGAGGCCGCGCCGGTGATGCTAACCGACGGGCTGGGCGTCAGCTTCGTCCTTGGCGGGCTGAACCTGCGGACGCGGGACTATGCCCGTTTCGGTCAGATGTTCCTGCAAAAGGGCTTCTGGAACGGGCGCCAGATCGTGCCCGAGGACTGGGTTGCGAAATCGACCGCGCTGCAGGCGCCGAAGGGCGAGGGCTACGGCTATCAATGGTGGGTGCCGGTCGACACTGCGGAGCACGGCGGCGACTATTTCGCACGCGGCATCTATGGCCAGCATATCTATGTCAGCCCTGCGACCGACACGGTGATCGCGATCAACGCTGCCGACTGGCGTTTCAAGGAGGAGGGCGTCGAGGAGGAAAACCTTGCCATGTTGCGCCGCATCGCAGAGGTTTCCTGA
- a CDS encoding CHAP domain-containing protein, whose amino-acid sequence MLSISDLAGRAAPLSLVLIAALTVSACTPTTGDRMGFASARDQAGAVNLERRAYAVEVAKQMRAKRQRVWCVPFARNASGIDIRGNAKTWWSQAKGLYARGHQPKVGAVMAFSATGRNPLGHIAVVSGVDSPRQIRVDHANWERNKVSLDMVVVDVSEKNDWSRVRVMSNPGALGRVYPITGFISKG is encoded by the coding sequence ATGCTCTCTATCTCTGACCTTGCGGGCCGCGCGGCCCCCCTCTCGCTTGTTTTGATCGCGGCGCTGACCGTCTCGGCCTGTACCCCGACCACCGGCGACCGGATGGGCTTTGCCAGCGCGCGGGATCAGGCGGGTGCGGTCAATCTCGAACGTCGCGCCTATGCGGTCGAAGTGGCCAAGCAGATGCGCGCCAAGCGCCAGCGTGTCTGGTGTGTGCCGTTTGCGCGCAACGCCTCGGGGATCGACATTCGCGGCAATGCCAAGACGTGGTGGTCGCAGGCCAAGGGGCTCTATGCGCGCGGTCATCAGCCGAAGGTCGGTGCGGTGATGGCGTTCTCGGCGACCGGTCGCAATCCGCTGGGTCATATCGCGGTGGTGTCGGGCGTCGACTCGCCGCGTCAGATTCGCGTCGATCACGCGAATTGGGAGCGTAACAAGGTGTCGCTCGACATGGTCGTGGTGGATGTCTCCGAGAAGAATGACTGGAGCCGCGTGCGCGTCATGAGCAATCCCGGCGCGCTGGGCCGCGTCTATCCGATCACCGGGTTCATCTCGAAAGGCTGA
- a CDS encoding DUF6647 family protein, whose translation MIRAIVIGLALLCPAAVGACPAPLPMSVPDAVTEALAAWIEAHSDYTVPEGAPAIFMCQSGEVITYEGHDLLVDSDLRAAYDLVEDRIFLVGPWSEDDPMQLSSLLHELIHRAQFHARDWPCPAAAEPEAYRLQEAWLAERGIDPGFEWVEIYLHARCPSDRHP comes from the coding sequence ATGATCCGAGCCATCGTCATAGGGCTTGCACTGTTATGTCCGGCAGCGGTCGGGGCCTGTCCCGCGCCGCTGCCTATGTCTGTGCCCGATGCGGTGACGGAAGCGCTCGCCGCGTGGATCGAGGCGCATAGCGACTACACGGTGCCGGAGGGCGCGCCTGCGATCTTCATGTGCCAAAGCGGGGAGGTCATCACCTATGAGGGGCACGACCTTCTGGTCGATTCCGATCTGCGCGCGGCCTATGATCTGGTGGAGGATCGAATCTTCCTCGTCGGGCCGTGGTCCGAAGACGATCCGATGCAGCTTTCCTCGCTCCTGCATGAGTTGATCCACCGCGCTCAGTTTCATGCGCGCGACTGGCCCTGTCCGGCGGCGGCCGAGCCGGAGGCCTACCGTTTGCAGGAGGCGTGGCTGGCCGAGCGGGGAATCGATCCGGGCTTTGAATGGGTCGAGATTTACCTGCATGCGCGCTGTCCCTCGGACCGTCATCCGTAG
- a CDS encoding FAD assembly factor SdhE: MTETREARLKRMKMRSWRRGIKEMDLILGPYADACLPDLDAATLDLYDELLEENDQDLYPWVSGAQPCPPKYLELLSVIGQFARERHITKT, from the coding sequence ATGACAGAGACGCGAGAGGCGCGGCTGAAACGGATGAAGATGCGCAGCTGGCGGCGCGGGATCAAGGAAATGGACTTGATCCTTGGGCCTTACGCCGATGCGTGCCTGCCCGATCTGGATGCCGCCACTCTCGATCTCTATGACGAGCTTCTCGAAGAGAATGATCAGGACCTGTATCCGTGGGTCTCGGGCGCACAGCCTTGCCCGCCGAAATACCTCGAATTGCTGTCCGTAATCGGCCAATTCGCCCGCGAACGGCACATTACGAAAACCTGA
- a CDS encoding MarR family winged helix-turn-helix transcriptional regulator — protein sequence MTVQKSASDMTPVPATPGLMAGYLDSLSLLERLHRLLLDVIKDEFERLGILEINPVQALLLFNVGENEVTAGELKTRGYYQGSNVSYNLKKLVEAGYMHHQRCEIDRRSVRVRLTAKGRELRENVATLFERHACGMETRGVITFDAMEEMNHTLRRMERYWTDQIRYIY from the coding sequence ATGACCGTGCAGAAATCTGCAAGCGACATGACGCCCGTCCCGGCGACGCCGGGGCTGATGGCGGGATACTTGGACAGCCTTTCGCTGCTGGAGCGGCTGCACCGCTTGCTGCTCGACGTCATCAAGGACGAGTTCGAGCGGCTAGGCATCCTCGAGATCAACCCGGTGCAGGCGCTTTTGCTGTTCAACGTGGGCGAGAACGAGGTGACCGCGGGGGAGCTGAAGACCCGCGGCTATTATCAGGGCTCGAACGTCTCCTACAATCTCAAGAAGCTGGTGGAGGCGGGCTACATGCACCATCAGCGCTGCGAGATCGACCGACGCTCGGTGCGGGTGCGCCTGACCGCGAAGGGGCGCGAACTGCGCGAGAATGTGGCGACCCTGTTCGAGCGCCACGCCTGCGGGATGGAGACGCGCGGCGTCATCACCTTCGACGCGATGGAGGAGATGAACCACACCCTGCGCCGGATGGAGCGCTACTGGACCGACCAGATCCGCTATATCTACTGA
- a CDS encoding haloacid dehalogenase type II produces MSIQLCVFDAYGTLFDVDAAARNLAAEEPRLTEIWPRLAADWRRKQLEYSWLREVMGDYVDFWQLTRDGLDWAMAAQNLDDPDLAERLMALYRELPAFPEVPEMLDALHHRGVGRAILSNGAPDMLGAAVHAAGVGHLLDEVLSIHEIGHYKPRAAVYDMIAQKMGVDPEHTCFVSSNGWDAAGAAKAGFHVLWVNRAGAPVERLPYKPAAILTDLRAVPDHL; encoded by the coding sequence ATGTCCATTCAGCTTTGCGTCTTCGACGCCTACGGCACGCTCTTCGACGTCGACGCCGCCGCGCGCAATCTGGCCGCCGAGGAGCCGCGTCTGACCGAGATCTGGCCGCGCCTTGCCGCCGATTGGCGCCGCAAGCAGCTGGAATATAGCTGGCTGCGCGAGGTGATGGGCGATTACGTCGATTTCTGGCAGCTGACCCGCGACGGGCTCGATTGGGCGATGGCCGCACAGAATCTCGACGATCCCGATCTGGCCGAGCGGCTGATGGCGCTTTACCGTGAATTGCCCGCCTTCCCCGAAGTGCCCGAGATGCTCGACGCGCTGCATCATCGCGGTGTGGGGCGTGCGATCCTGTCGAACGGCGCGCCGGACATGCTGGGGGCTGCGGTCCATGCGGCGGGCGTGGGGCATCTGCTCGACGAGGTGCTCTCGATCCACGAGATCGGCCACTACAAACCCCGCGCCGCCGTCTACGACATGATCGCGCAGAAGATGGGCGTCGATCCTGAGCATACCTGTTTCGTCTCGTCGAATGGCTGGGATGCGGCAGGCGCGGCCAAGGCGGGCTTCCACGTCCTTTGGGTCAACCGCGCGGGCGCCCCGGTCGAGCGCCTGCCCTACAAACCCGCGGCGATCCTGACGGACCTGCGCGCGGTGCCCGACCACCTCTGA
- a CDS encoding alpha/beta fold hydrolase, with translation MEFFTADDGAKIAYRDSGSGVPVLALSGLTRNTRDFDYVAPHLKDVRLICMDYRGRGESDWTGEATYTVPREAADALQLLDHLGIEKAAILGTSRGGLVGMYLALTAKERMTGLALNDVGPVLDEKGLNKIFDYIGRNPAAKSYAEMAEKLPEAMIGFDKVPPNRWAMEVRHHYVETDDGLKINYDPALRDAFLGAFKGGVEPAWPLFEATEGLPIVLTHGANSDLLSDATVDEMQRRRPDMIYARVADRAHIPFLDEPESLAALEAWVERIKG, from the coding sequence ATGGAATTCTTTACCGCGGATGATGGCGCGAAGATCGCGTATCGCGACAGTGGCAGCGGCGTGCCGGTCTTGGCCCTGTCCGGGCTGACGCGAAACACCCGCGACTTCGACTACGTCGCCCCGCATCTCAAGGACGTGCGGCTGATCTGCATGGACTATCGCGGCCGCGGCGAGAGCGACTGGACCGGTGAAGCCACCTATACCGTGCCACGCGAAGCGGCGGATGCGCTGCAACTGCTCGATCATCTGGGAATCGAGAAGGCCGCGATCCTCGGCACGTCGCGCGGCGGGCTCGTGGGGATGTATCTCGCGCTGACCGCGAAAGAGCGCATGACCGGGCTCGCGCTGAACGATGTCGGACCTGTCCTTGACGAGAAGGGGCTGAACAAGATCTTCGACTATATCGGGCGCAACCCGGCGGCGAAGAGCTATGCGGAAATGGCTGAAAAGCTGCCCGAGGCGATGATCGGTTTCGACAAGGTGCCGCCCAATCGCTGGGCGATGGAGGTCCGCCACCATTACGTCGAGACCGATGACGGGTTGAAGATCAATTACGACCCGGCCCTGCGCGATGCCTTCCTCGGCGCCTTCAAGGGCGGCGTGGAGCCAGCCTGGCCGCTCTTCGAGGCCACCGAAGGGCTGCCGATCGTCCTGACCCACGGCGCGAATTCCGATCTGCTGAGCGACGCCACGGTGGACGAGATGCAGCGCCGCCGCCCGGACATGATCTATGCGCGCGTCGCCGACCGCGCCCATATCCCCTTCCTCGACGAACCCGAGTCGCTTGCAGCCCTCGAAGCGTGGGTCGAACGGATCAAAGGGTGA
- a CDS encoding pyridoxal phosphate-dependent aminotransferase, producing MAFLSDTLARVKPSPTVAMTGKVAELRAEGRDVIGLSAGEPDFDTPESIKDAAKAAIDAGKTKYTAVDGIAELKQAICAKFARENGLNYTPEQVSVSSGGKQVLFNALMATLNPGDEVVIPTPYWVSYPDMVLIGGGTPVFVQGDPAMGYKISPEALATAITPNTKWFLFNSPSNPSGAAYSREELKALTEVLMRHPHVWVMTDDMYEHLTFDGFEFTTPAQVEPALYDRTLTVNGVSKAYAMTGWRIGYAAGPKELIAAMRKVQSQSTSNPCSISQWAAVEALNGPQDFIDTFRTAFKRRRDLVVAGLNACPGLSCPTPEGAFYVYPSIKDCIGKTSAGGRKIESDEDFANALLEENNVAVVFGAAFGLSPNFRISYATSDAALNEACARIKAFCEGLS from the coding sequence ATGGCATTCCTTTCCGACACGCTTGCACGGGTGAAACCTTCGCCGACGGTCGCGATGACCGGGAAGGTGGCCGAATTGCGCGCCGAAGGCCGCGATGTGATCGGTCTTTCGGCGGGCGAGCCCGATTTCGACACGCCCGAGTCGATCAAGGACGCCGCGAAAGCCGCGATCGACGCAGGCAAAACCAAATACACCGCCGTCGACGGCATCGCCGAGCTGAAACAGGCGATCTGCGCCAAGTTCGCCCGCGAAAACGGCCTCAACTACACCCCCGAGCAGGTCTCTGTCTCCTCCGGCGGCAAGCAGGTGCTGTTCAACGCGCTGATGGCGACGCTCAATCCCGGCGACGAGGTGGTGATCCCGACCCCCTACTGGGTCAGCTACCCGGATATGGTGCTGATCGGCGGCGGCACGCCCGTCTTCGTTCAGGGCGATCCCGCGATGGGCTACAAGATCAGCCCCGAGGCGCTGGCAACCGCGATCACGCCGAACACCAAGTGGTTCCTCTTCAACTCGCCCTCGAACCCCTCGGGTGCTGCCTATTCGCGCGAAGAATTGAAGGCGCTGACCGAGGTACTGATGCGCCACCCGCATGTCTGGGTGATGACCGACGACATGTATGAACATCTCACCTTCGACGGGTTCGAATTCACCACGCCCGCGCAGGTCGAGCCCGCGCTCTATGATCGCACGCTGACGGTCAACGGCGTCTCCAAGGCCTATGCGATGACCGGCTGGCGGATCGGCTATGCGGCCGGCCCGAAAGAGCTGATCGCGGCGATGCGCAAGGTGCAGAGCCAGTCCACTTCGAACCCCTGCTCGATCTCGCAATGGGCCGCCGTCGAGGCGCTGAACGGCCCGCAGGATTTCATCGACACCTTCCGCACCGCCTTCAAGCGGCGGCGCGATCTGGTGGTGGCCGGGCTCAACGCCTGCCCCGGCCTCTCCTGCCCGACGCCCGAGGGCGCGTTCTACGTCTACCCCTCGATCAAGGACTGCATCGGAAAGACCTCCGCTGGCGGGCGCAAGATCGAGAGCGACGAAGATTTCGCCAATGCGCTGCTGGAGGAAAACAACGTCGCCGTGGTCTTCGGCGCGGCCTTCGGGCTTTCACCGAATTTCCGCATCAGCTACGCTACATCGGACGCGGCCCTGAACGAGGCCTGCGCCCGGATCAAGGCCTTCTGCGAAGGGCTGTCATAA
- the efp gene encoding elongation factor P produces the protein MAKVIASSVRKGNVLEIDDKLYVVITAQNIHPGKGTPVTQVDMRRISDGTKVSERWRTTEQVERAHVEEREYDFLYEDGEGYHFMDPETYEQLAVQDDVIGDAKVFLRDGIRVHLKTFQENAIAIDLPQKVTVEVEETEPVVKGQTASSSYKPSICTGGIRVMVPPHIGVGTRIVINTEDTTYVERAKD, from the coding sequence ATGGCGAAAGTCATCGCTTCCTCTGTCCGCAAGGGCAACGTGCTTGAAATCGACGACAAGCTTTACGTCGTGATCACCGCGCAGAACATCCATCCCGGCAAGGGCACGCCTGTCACGCAGGTAGACATGCGCCGCATCTCGGACGGCACGAAGGTGTCGGAGCGCTGGCGCACGACCGAGCAGGTCGAACGCGCCCATGTCGAAGAGCGCGAGTACGATTTCCTGTACGAGGATGGCGAAGGCTATCACTTCATGGACCCCGAGACCTATGAGCAGCTCGCGGTGCAGGATGACGTGATCGGCGACGCGAAAGTGTTCCTGCGCGACGGTATCCGCGTTCACCTCAAGACCTTCCAGGAGAACGCGATCGCAATCGACCTGCCGCAGAAGGTCACCGTCGAAGTCGAAGAGACCGAGCCGGTCGTGAAGGGTCAGACCGCGTCGTCGAGCTACAAGCCCTCGATCTGCACCGGTGGGATTCGCGTGATGGTGCCGCCGCATATCGGCGTGGGCACGCGCATCGTGATCAACACCGAAGACACCACGTACGTGGAGCGCGCGAAGGACTGA
- the epmA gene encoding EF-P lysine aminoacylase EpmA — translation MPPFWTPERHADRRPALLARNRIQAAIRGWLATEDFVEVDPCALQVSPGNEAHLHAFATEMIGNDGAARRMYLHTSPEFAMKKLLAAGEPRIAAFAHVWRNREAGKRHSPEFTMLEWYRAGEDYTALMADCAAMLRLAAEAAGSSVLRYGTAECDPLAEPERLSVADAFQRHAGIDLLATCDGAETDAEALRLQSEAIGFAVAEADSWSDIVSKLLVAKVEPHLGHGRATILDRYPLAEAALARPAPDDGRVAERFELYACGVELANGFGELTDPAEQRRRFEGDMDLKEELYGERYPIDEDFLTALEIMPEASGIALGFDRLVMLATGAPKIEDVLWVPVGGATG, via the coding sequence ATGCCCCCGTTCTGGACGCCCGAGCGCCACGCCGACCGCCGCCCCGCCCTTCTCGCGCGCAACCGCATTCAGGCCGCGATCCGCGGCTGGCTCGCGACAGAGGATTTCGTCGAGGTCGATCCCTGCGCGCTGCAGGTCTCGCCCGGCAACGAGGCGCATCTGCACGCCTTCGCCACCGAGATGATCGGCAATGACGGCGCGGCGCGGCGGATGTATCTGCACACCTCGCCCGAATTCGCGATGAAGAAACTTCTGGCGGCGGGTGAGCCGCGCATCGCCGCCTTCGCCCATGTTTGGCGCAACCGCGAGGCAGGCAAGCGCCATTCGCCCGAATTCACCATGCTGGAATGGTATCGCGCGGGCGAAGACTATACCGCGCTGATGGCCGATTGCGCGGCGATGCTACGGCTGGCAGCCGAGGCCGCGGGATCGTCGGTGCTGCGCTATGGCACCGCCGAATGCGACCCCTTAGCCGAACCCGAACGACTGTCGGTCGCTGACGCCTTCCAGCGCCATGCCGGGATCGACCTGCTCGCCACCTGCGACGGGGCCGAGACCGACGCGGAAGCCCTGCGCCTGCAATCCGAGGCGATCGGCTTTGCAGTGGCCGAGGCGGATAGCTGGTCGGACATCGTCTCGAAACTGCTGGTCGCGAAGGTCGAGCCGCATCTGGGCCACGGCCGCGCGACGATTCTGGATCGCTACCCGCTGGCCGAGGCCGCGCTGGCCCGCCCTGCCCCGGATGACGGCCGCGTAGCCGAACGGTTCGAGCTTTACGCCTGCGGGGTCGAACTCGCGAACGGCTTCGGCGAGCTGACCGATCCGGCCGAACAGCGCCGCCGCTTCGAGGGCGACATGGATCTGAAGGAAGAACTCTATGGCGAGCGTTACCCGATCGACGAAGATTTCCTCACCGCGCTCGAGATCATGCCCGAGGCGTCCGGCATCGCGCTTGGCTTCGACCGGCTGGTGATGCTCGCCACCGGCGCGCCGAAGATCGAGGATGTGCTCTGGGTGCCCGTAGGCGGCGCGACAGGCTGA